A section of the Metabacillus endolithicus genome encodes:
- the dnaJ gene encoding molecular chaperone DnaJ, with product MSKRDYYEVLGLSKNAGKDEIKKAYRKLSKKYHPDINKEADADEKFKEITEAYETLSDDQKKAHYDQFGHTDPNQGFGGGAGFGGDGFGFEDIFSSIFGGGTRRRDPNAPRQGADLQYTMTLDFEEAVFGKETTIEIPREESCETCDGSGAQKGTSPETCSHCGGSGQQSVEQNTPFGRIVNRRVCHYCEGTGKIIKHKCGTCRGTGKVKKRKKIQVKIPAGVDDGQQLRVSAQGEPGVNGGPPGDLYVVFHVREHEFFERDGDDIYCEMPLTFAQAALGDEIEVPTLHGKVKLKVPSGTQTGKKFRLSGKGVPNVRGYGQGDQYVILRVLTPTNLTEKQKDLLREFAEISGSKPDEHEDSFFDKVKRAFKGD from the coding sequence ATGAGCAAGCGTGATTACTATGAGGTGCTCGGGTTAAGTAAGAACGCAGGTAAGGATGAGATAAAAAAGGCTTATCGTAAGCTTTCAAAGAAATATCATCCAGACATCAACAAAGAAGCAGATGCAGACGAAAAATTCAAAGAAATTACAGAAGCCTATGAAACCCTAAGTGATGATCAAAAGAAAGCTCATTATGATCAATTTGGACATACTGATCCAAATCAAGGCTTTGGTGGCGGTGCTGGTTTCGGTGGCGATGGTTTTGGCTTTGAAGATATTTTCAGCTCAATCTTTGGCGGCGGCACAAGAAGAAGAGATCCGAATGCCCCAAGACAAGGTGCTGACTTACAATATACAATGACGCTTGATTTTGAAGAAGCTGTTTTTGGTAAAGAAACAACAATTGAAATCCCACGCGAAGAATCGTGTGAAACATGTGATGGTTCTGGTGCTCAAAAGGGGACTTCTCCTGAAACATGTTCGCATTGTGGCGGTAGCGGTCAACAAAGTGTTGAACAAAATACACCGTTTGGTCGTATTGTAAATCGACGAGTTTGTCACTATTGTGAAGGAACAGGTAAAATCATTAAGCATAAATGTGGAACTTGTCGCGGGACAGGTAAAGTGAAAAAACGCAAAAAAATTCAAGTGAAAATTCCTGCAGGTGTTGATGATGGTCAACAACTACGTGTATCAGCACAAGGGGAGCCAGGAGTAAATGGTGGACCTCCAGGGGATCTGTATGTTGTTTTCCATGTGAGAGAACATGAGTTTTTTGAAAGAGATGGTGATGACATCTATTGTGAAATGCCATTAACTTTCGCTCAAGCTGCACTTGGAGATGAAATTGAGGTTCCAACATTACACGGTAAGGTAAAGCTTAAGGTACCTTCTGGGACACAAACAGGTAAGAAATTCCGTCTTTCGGGTAAGGGAGTACCAAATGTAAGAGGTTACGGTCAAGGAGATCAATATGTTATTTTACGTGTGTTAACTCCTACAAACCTAACGGAAAAACAAAAAGATTTGTTAAGAGAATTTGCTGAAATTAGTGGATCAAAACCTGATGAACATGAAGATAGCTTTTTTGATAAAGTAAAACGAGCGTTCAAAGGTGATTAA
- the dnaK gene encoding molecular chaperone DnaK, which translates to MSKIIGIDLGTTNSCVAVLEGGEPKVIPNPEGNRTTPSVVAFKNGERQVGEVAKRQAITNPNTIISIKRHMGTDYKVEVEGKNYTPQEMSAIILQHLKSYAEEYLGEPVTKAVITVPAYFNDAERQATKDAGKIAGLEVERIINEPTAAALAYGLDKTDEDQTILVYDLGGGTFDVSVLELGDGVFEVRSTAGDNRLGGDDFDQVIIDYLVAEFKKENGVDLSKDKMALQRLKDAAEKAKKDLSGVTSTQISLPFITAGEAGPLHLEVSLSRAKFDELSSDLVERTMGPVRQALSDADLSASEIDKVILVGGSTRIPAVQEAIKKALGKEPHKGVNPDEVVALGASIQGGVITGDVKDVVLLDVTPLSLGIETMGGVFTKLIERNTTIPTSKSQVFSTAADSQTAVDIHVLQGERPMSADNKTLGRFQLTDIPPAPRGVPQIEVSFDIDKNGIVNVRAKDLGTNKEQAITIKSNTGLSDDEIDRMVKEAEENADADKARKEEVELRNEADQLVFQTEKTLKDLEGKVDEAEVAKANEAKDALKAAIEKNELEEIKAKKEALQTIVQELTMKLYEQAQQAQAQQGGEAGNKAADDVVDAEFEEVNDDDKK; encoded by the coding sequence ATGAGTAAAATTATCGGTATCGACTTAGGTACAACAAACTCATGTGTCGCAGTTTTAGAAGGCGGAGAACCGAAAGTGATTCCAAATCCAGAAGGTAACCGTACAACTCCTTCTGTAGTTGCTTTCAAAAACGGCGAACGTCAAGTTGGGGAGGTAGCAAAACGTCAAGCTATCACAAACCCTAACACAATTATCTCAATCAAACGTCATATGGGTACTGACTATAAAGTTGAAGTTGAAGGTAAAAACTATACACCACAAGAAATGTCAGCGATTATTCTTCAACACTTAAAGTCTTACGCAGAAGAATATTTAGGTGAGCCAGTAACAAAAGCAGTTATTACAGTTCCTGCTTACTTTAATGATGCTGAGCGTCAAGCAACAAAAGATGCTGGTAAAATTGCTGGTTTAGAAGTTGAACGTATTATCAACGAACCAACTGCTGCAGCTTTAGCATATGGTTTAGATAAAACAGACGAAGACCAAACAATCCTAGTTTATGACTTAGGTGGCGGTACGTTTGACGTATCTGTACTTGAGCTTGGTGATGGTGTATTTGAAGTACGTTCTACTGCAGGGGACAACCGTTTAGGTGGAGATGACTTTGACCAAGTTATCATTGATTACTTAGTAGCTGAATTCAAAAAAGAAAACGGCGTTGACCTTTCTAAAGATAAAATGGCCCTGCAACGTTTAAAAGATGCTGCTGAGAAAGCGAAAAAAGATCTTTCAGGTGTAACATCAACTCAAATCTCATTACCATTTATCACAGCTGGAGAAGCTGGTCCACTTCACTTAGAAGTAAGTCTTTCACGTGCTAAATTTGACGAGTTATCTTCAGATTTAGTTGAAAGAACAATGGGACCTGTGCGCCAAGCACTTAGCGATGCTGATCTTTCAGCTAGTGAAATTGATAAAGTTATTCTTGTTGGTGGATCTACTCGTATTCCGGCTGTACAAGAAGCAATTAAAAAAGCATTAGGAAAAGAGCCTCATAAAGGGGTAAATCCTGATGAAGTTGTTGCACTTGGTGCATCAATTCAAGGTGGAGTTATCACTGGAGACGTAAAAGACGTTGTATTACTTGACGTTACTCCACTTTCACTTGGTATTGAAACAATGGGTGGTGTATTTACGAAGCTTATTGAACGTAATACAACAATCCCGACAAGTAAATCACAGGTATTCTCAACTGCAGCTGACAGCCAAACAGCAGTAGACATTCACGTGCTTCAAGGTGAGCGTCCAATGTCAGCTGACAACAAAACTTTAGGTCGCTTTCAATTAACGGATATTCCACCAGCACCACGTGGAGTACCTCAAATTGAAGTATCATTTGATATCGACAAAAATGGTATCGTAAATGTTCGTGCGAAAGATTTAGGTACTAACAAAGAACAAGCGATCACAATCAAATCAAACACTGGTTTATCTGATGATGAAATCGACCGTATGGTTAAAGAAGCTGAAGAAAACGCAGATGCAGATAAAGCACGTAAAGAAGAAGTAGAACTTCGTAACGAAGCAGATCAATTAGTGTTCCAAACGGAAAAAACACTAAAAGATCTAGAAGGTAAAGTAGACGAAGCTGAAGTTGCAAAAGCGAATGAGGCGAAAGATGCTTTAAAAGCAGCGATTGAGAAAAACGAATTAGAAGAAATTAAAGCGAAAAAAGAAGCTCTTCAAACAATTGTACAAGAGCTTACTATGAAACTATATGAGCAAGCACAACAAGCTCAGGCACAGCAAGGTGGAGAAGCTGGAAATAAAGCAGCTGACGATGTTGTTGACGCAGAGTTTGAAGAAGTAAATGATGACGACAAAAAATAA
- the grpE gene encoding nucleotide exchange factor GrpE, whose protein sequence is MSNEKNVAEQEETVDTIENVESDVEIVDADDVQVEETEVVDESAAQIAELQAKLDETENKMLRAQADFDNFRRRARLDQEAAQKYRAQSLVSEILPALDNFERALQIEASNDQTKSLLQGMNMVYNQLVQALQNEGVETIKSVGEQFDPHLHQAVMQVEDENYDSNTVIEELQKGYRLKDRVIRPAMVKVNQ, encoded by the coding sequence GTGTCAAATGAAAAAAATGTTGCAGAACAAGAAGAAACAGTAGATACAATTGAAAATGTCGAATCAGATGTTGAAATAGTAGATGCAGATGATGTTCAAGTAGAAGAAACTGAAGTAGTTGATGAGTCAGCTGCTCAAATTGCTGAACTACAGGCAAAGCTTGATGAAACAGAAAACAAAATGCTACGAGCTCAAGCAGACTTTGACAACTTTAGAAGACGTGCTCGCTTAGATCAAGAGGCTGCTCAAAAGTATCGTGCACAAAGCTTAGTTTCTGAAATTTTACCTGCTCTTGATAACTTTGAAAGAGCGTTACAAATAGAAGCAAGCAATGATCAAACCAAATCATTGTTACAAGGAATGAACATGGTGTACAACCAATTAGTTCAAGCCCTGCAAAACGAAGGTGTAGAAACAATCAAATCCGTTGGTGAACAATTTGATCCACATCTACATCAAGCAGTGATGCAAGTTGAGGATGAAAACTATGATTCTAATACTGTCATTGAAGAACTGCAAAAAGGATATAGATTGAAGGATCGAGTAATTCGACCTGCAATGGTTAAAGTAAATCAATAA
- the hrcA gene encoding heat-inducible transcriptional repressor HrcA has product MLTDRQLLVLQVIIDDFIHSAQPVGSRSLAKKDEITFSSATIRNDMADLEDLGFIEKTHSSSGRVPSEKGYRYYVDHLLSPQRLTKTEVTQIKSIYAEKIFELEKVVQKSAQILSEMTNYTSIVLGPKVNENRLKRIQIVPISKETAVAIIVTNTGHVENRTITFPDSLEPSDIEKMVNILNERLVGVPLVDLQNKIFKEVVTVLKNHIENYDMLLKIMAGSLNLESNEKIYFGGKTNMLSQPEFSDIGRIRSLLTMIEQEKELYGLLKANSAGISIKIGKENDLSAMENCSLITATYSLGDNQLGTIAVLGPTRMEYSRVVSLLTRMTRDMSKTLTDLYHGS; this is encoded by the coding sequence GTGCTTACAGATCGCCAATTGTTGGTTCTTCAAGTCATCATTGATGATTTTATTCATTCAGCTCAGCCTGTTGGTTCTCGATCATTAGCGAAAAAAGACGAAATTACGTTTAGCTCGGCTACTATAAGGAACGATATGGCTGACTTAGAGGATCTGGGATTTATTGAGAAAACACACAGTTCCTCAGGACGTGTTCCTTCTGAGAAGGGATATCGCTATTATGTGGACCATTTACTTTCTCCACAGAGATTAACAAAAACAGAAGTAACTCAAATTAAATCTATTTATGCTGAAAAAATTTTTGAACTAGAAAAGGTTGTTCAAAAATCAGCACAAATTTTGTCGGAAATGACAAATTATACATCGATTGTGTTAGGGCCGAAGGTGAATGAAAATCGATTAAAACGGATCCAAATTGTGCCAATTAGTAAGGAAACTGCAGTTGCAATTATTGTCACAAATACTGGACATGTTGAAAATCGTACAATTACTTTTCCGGATTCACTAGAGCCAAGTGATATTGAAAAGATGGTGAACATTCTTAACGAAAGATTGGTAGGAGTACCACTGGTTGATCTCCAGAATAAAATCTTTAAAGAAGTTGTTACTGTCTTGAAGAATCATATTGAGAACTATGACATGCTATTAAAGATCATGGCTGGTTCATTAAACCTAGAGTCAAATGAGAAAATTTATTTTGGTGGTAAAACAAATATGCTCAGTCAACCAGAGTTTTCAGATATTGGAAGAATCCGGTCGCTTTTAACAATGATTGAGCAAGAAAAAGAGTTGTATGGACTACTAAAAGCAAATTCTGCAGGTATTTCAATTAAGATTGGTAAGGAAAATGATCTTTCAGCAATGGAAAACTGCAGTCTAATTACCGCCACCTATTCATTAGGAGACAATCAGTTAGGTACGATAGCGGTGCTTGGTCCTACTCGAATGGAGTATTCTCGTGTTGTAAGTTTATTAACTAGGATGACACGTGACATGTCTAAAACTCTTACTGACTTGTATCATGGTTCTTAA
- the hemW gene encoding radical SAM family heme chaperone HemW gives MIKSAYIHIPFCHHICHYCDFNKVFFKQQPVDEYIESLITEMHHAKEVNKQQEPLKTIFIGGGTPTALSAKQLDRLLEGISTELLSTNELIEFAVEANPGELSIEKLEVLKNAGVNRLSIGVQSFDDELLNKIGRVHRKDDVFRTIKQAEQVGFDNLSLDLMYALPGQTIEQFRETLETAFTLNVKHFSAYSLIIEPKTVFYNLMQKGKLTLPPQEHEAQMYELAMEEMERHGFKQYEISNYSIPGYESQHNLTYWNNENYYGFGAGAHGYVNGLRTSNVGPIRKYMENIDESGTAFSAQTEVSKEEEMEEQMFLGLRKVKGVNKETFYKRFSVKLEEKFGSQIQKLVKQGLLVDDDESLFLTHKGKLLGNEVFQEFLIS, from the coding sequence ATGATTAAATCCGCATACATTCATATTCCTTTTTGCCATCATATTTGTCATTATTGTGATTTTAATAAGGTTTTTTTCAAACAACAACCTGTTGATGAATATATTGAAAGTCTTATAACAGAAATGCATCATGCTAAGGAAGTTAATAAACAACAGGAGCCGCTTAAAACCATTTTTATTGGTGGTGGAACTCCTACAGCTCTATCGGCAAAACAACTTGATCGACTTCTTGAAGGTATCTCGACCGAGCTGCTGTCAACAAATGAACTTATTGAATTCGCGGTTGAAGCAAATCCTGGTGAGCTTTCTATAGAAAAATTGGAAGTGTTAAAAAATGCAGGAGTTAATCGCTTAAGTATTGGGGTTCAAAGTTTTGACGATGAGCTTCTCAATAAAATTGGAAGAGTTCATCGAAAAGATGATGTATTTCGTACAATCAAACAAGCTGAACAGGTAGGTTTTGATAACTTAAGTCTCGATTTAATGTATGCACTGCCTGGACAAACAATCGAGCAATTTAGAGAAACGCTGGAAACTGCATTTACTCTAAATGTGAAACACTTCTCGGCATATTCTTTAATCATTGAACCGAAAACAGTGTTTTATAATTTAATGCAAAAAGGAAAATTAACACTGCCACCTCAAGAGCATGAAGCGCAAATGTATGAATTGGCAATGGAAGAAATGGAGAGGCATGGCTTTAAGCAATATGAAATAAGTAATTACAGCATTCCAGGATATGAAAGTCAACATAATCTAACATATTGGAACAACGAAAATTACTATGGATTTGGAGCAGGTGCACATGGATATGTTAATGGGCTAAGAACATCAAATGTTGGTCCAATCAGAAAGTATATGGAGAACATTGATGAATCCGGGACAGCTTTTTCTGCACAAACAGAAGTGAGCAAAGAAGAAGAAATGGAAGAGCAAATGTTTCTTGGTTTACGAAAAGTAAAAGGTGTTAACAAGGAAACTTTTTATAAAAGATTTTCAGTTAAATTGGAAGAAAAATTTGGTAGTCAAATCCAAAAACTTGTTAAACAAGGATTACTGGTAGATGACGATGAATCTCTTTTTCTTACTCATAAAGGGAAGCTATTAGGCAATGAAGTTTTCCAAGAATTTTTAATTTCATAA
- the lepA gene encoding translation elongation factor 4, with product MNREEKLKRQSRIRNFSIIAHIDHGKSTLADRILEKTSALTQREMKNQLLDSMDLERERGITIKLNAVQLKYKAKDGEEYTFHLIDTPGHVDFTYEVSRSLAACEGAILVVDAAQGIEAQTLANVYLALDNDLEILPVINKIDLPSADPERVRQEVEDVIGLDASEAVLASAKAGIGIEEILEQVVEKVPAPQGDPEGPLKALIFDSLYDAYRGVVAYIRVVEGTVKVGQKIKMMATGKEFEVTEVGVFNPKPVQLKELNVGDVGFLTAAIKNVGDTRVGDTITNAKNGATEALPGYRKLNPMVFCGLYPIDTAKYNDLREALEKLELNDSSLQFEPETSQALGFGFRCGFLGLLHMEIIQERIEREFKIDLITTAPSVIYDVHLTDGETLRVDNPSNMPDPQKIDRIEEPYVKAAIMVPNDYVGAVMELCQKKRGNFIDMQYLDENRVNINYEIPLSEIVYDFFDQLKSNTKGYASFDYELIGYKTSTLVKMDILLNAEKIDALSFIVHRDSSYERGKIIVEKLKELIPRQQFEVPIQAAIGQKIVARSTIKAMRKNVLAKCYGGDISRKRKLLEKQKEGKKRMKQVGSVEVPQEAFMAVLRMDES from the coding sequence ATGAATAGAGAAGAAAAATTAAAAAGGCAGTCGAGAATCCGAAATTTTTCGATTATTGCTCATATTGATCACGGTAAATCGACTCTAGCAGATCGAATTTTAGAAAAAACATCAGCTTTAACTCAGCGTGAAATGAAGAATCAGCTGTTAGATTCAATGGATCTTGAACGAGAACGTGGGATCACGATTAAATTAAATGCCGTTCAATTAAAATATAAAGCGAAAGATGGAGAGGAATATACTTTCCATTTAATCGATACTCCAGGACATGTCGACTTTACGTATGAGGTTTCACGAAGTCTTGCAGCATGTGAAGGAGCAATTCTTGTGGTTGATGCAGCTCAGGGAATTGAAGCTCAAACGCTTGCGAATGTATATTTAGCGCTTGATAACGATTTGGAAATCTTGCCAGTAATTAACAAAATTGACTTACCAAGTGCTGACCCTGAACGTGTTCGCCAAGAGGTTGAAGATGTAATCGGTTTAGATGCATCTGAGGCAGTTTTAGCATCTGCTAAAGCTGGAATTGGTATTGAAGAAATACTAGAGCAGGTTGTAGAAAAAGTACCTGCACCACAAGGTGATCCTGAAGGACCGTTAAAAGCACTTATCTTTGACTCCTTATATGACGCTTACCGCGGAGTTGTTGCATACATTCGTGTAGTTGAAGGAACGGTTAAAGTAGGACAAAAAATTAAAATGATGGCAACTGGTAAAGAATTCGAAGTAACTGAGGTAGGGGTATTCAATCCAAAACCTGTTCAGTTAAAAGAATTAAATGTAGGAGATGTTGGATTTTTAACAGCTGCTATTAAAAACGTTGGAGACACTCGTGTTGGTGATACAATTACCAATGCAAAAAATGGGGCAACTGAGGCGCTGCCAGGTTATCGTAAGTTAAATCCAATGGTGTTCTGTGGACTATACCCAATTGATACCGCTAAATATAATGATTTACGTGAAGCATTAGAAAAGCTTGAGCTAAACGACTCATCTCTTCAATTTGAGCCAGAAACGTCACAAGCTCTTGGATTTGGTTTCCGATGTGGATTTTTAGGACTACTTCATATGGAAATCATCCAAGAACGTATTGAACGTGAATTTAAAATTGATTTAATTACTACAGCTCCAAGTGTTATCTATGATGTTCATTTAACAGATGGTGAAACACTAAGAGTCGATAATCCATCTAATATGCCGGACCCGCAAAAGATTGACCGCATTGAAGAGCCTTATGTTAAAGCGGCAATAATGGTTCCGAATGATTATGTTGGTGCAGTAATGGAGCTTTGTCAGAAGAAACGTGGAAATTTCATTGATATGCAATATCTTGATGAAAATCGCGTGAACATTAATTACGAAATCCCATTATCTGAAATTGTTTATGATTTCTTTGATCAATTAAAATCGAATACAAAAGGTTATGCTTCCTTTGACTATGAATTAATTGGTTACAAAACATCAACACTAGTTAAAATGGACATTTTATTAAATGCTGAGAAGATTGATGCATTGTCATTTATTGTTCACCGTGACTCATCGTATGAACGTGGAAAAATTATTGTTGAAAAACTGAAAGAACTTATTCCGCGTCAGCAATTCGAAGTGCCGATTCAAGCGGCGATTGGCCAAAAGATTGTGGCAAGATCAACAATCAAAGCAATGCGTAAAAACGTACTTGCGAAATGTTACGGTGGAGACATTTCACGTAAACGTAAGTTATTAGAAAAACAAAAAGAAGGTAAAAAGAGAATGAAGCAAGTTGGTTCTGTTGAAGTGCCACAAGAAGCCTTTATGGCTGTATTGCGTATGGATGAAAGCTGA
- a CDS encoding YqxA family protein, with protein MIKFMFKCFVLCSVLLFGVLIGMQQANQGMIKMKGYNDPDLQGAFQVENDSGDVAASILGNEVTSQDLEKKQEQLEQIEAFNFFSQIGKQLAGIVSNGVSTILDMVTNWLSGLLE; from the coding sequence ATGATTAAATTCATGTTTAAATGCTTTGTTTTATGTTCTGTGCTTTTATTTGGCGTGTTAATTGGCATGCAGCAAGCAAACCAAGGCATGATCAAAATGAAAGGATACAATGATCCTGATTTACAAGGTGCTTTTCAAGTTGAAAATGATTCAGGTGATGTCGCCGCGTCCATCCTTGGAAACGAAGTAACCAGTCAGGATCTTGAAAAAAAACAAGAGCAGCTTGAACAAATTGAAGCCTTTAACTTCTTCTCTCAAATCGGTAAACAGCTTGCAGGTATTGTTAGTAATGGAGTATCGACAATATTGGATATGGTAACTAACTGGTTAAGTGGTTTACTAGAATAA
- the gpr gene encoding GPR endopeptidase has translation MGKSLDLSNYSVRTDLAVEARAMALEQTEAENSSDISGVVIKEWDEEGVSISSLDIDEEGSKIVGKKPGKYLTLEVQGIRQKDTELQEKVIDVFANLFSQFLTDIKIPKDASCLVVGLGNWNVTPDALGPLAVENLLITRHLFKLQPENVEEGFRPVSALAPGVMGLTGIETSDIISGVIEQSKPDFVIAIDALASRSIERVNTTIQISDTGIHPGSGVGNKRKALSKETFGIPVIAIGIPTVVDAVSITSDTIDYILKHFGRELNEGNKPSRSLTPAGMSFGERRVLTDDDLPSDEHRQQFLGIVGGLEEDEKRKLIHEVLSPLGHNLMVTPKEVDMFIDDMANVIASGLNSALHQQVDQDNSGAYTH, from the coding sequence ATGGGTAAATCACTAGATTTAAGTAATTATTCTGTTCGAACAGATTTAGCTGTAGAAGCAAGAGCGATGGCGCTTGAGCAAACAGAAGCAGAAAATTCATCAGATATATCTGGTGTTGTTATAAAGGAATGGGACGAAGAAGGAGTTAGTATCTCTTCCTTGGATATTGATGAAGAAGGGTCAAAAATTGTTGGGAAAAAGCCTGGCAAATATTTAACTTTGGAAGTACAGGGAATTAGACAGAAAGATACTGAACTGCAAGAAAAAGTAATAGATGTTTTTGCAAATTTATTTAGTCAATTTCTAACAGATATTAAGATCCCAAAAGATGCTAGCTGTTTAGTAGTTGGGTTAGGAAATTGGAATGTCACACCAGATGCACTTGGTCCGTTAGCAGTTGAAAATTTACTAATTACAAGACATTTGTTTAAATTACAGCCTGAAAATGTAGAAGAAGGCTTTCGCCCTGTTAGTGCATTAGCACCTGGAGTTATGGGGTTAACAGGTATTGAGACGAGCGATATTATCTCAGGAGTCATTGAGCAATCAAAGCCTGATTTTGTTATAGCAATTGATGCCTTAGCGTCTAGGTCAATTGAGCGAGTAAATACAACCATTCAAATATCTGATACAGGCATCCATCCTGGTTCAGGAGTTGGAAATAAACGAAAAGCGCTAAGCAAGGAAACGTTTGGCATTCCTGTCATTGCAATCGGTATTCCAACAGTAGTTGATGCTGTTTCAATTACAAGTGATACGATTGATTATATTTTAAAGCATTTTGGAAGAGAGTTAAATGAAGGAAATAAACCGTCTAGATCGTTAACACCAGCAGGAATGAGCTTTGGAGAACGTCGAGTACTAACAGATGATGACTTACCAAGTGATGAGCATCGTCAACAATTTTTAGGAATAGTTGGAGGACTTGAGGAAGACGAAAAAAGGAAGCTGATTCATGAAGTTCTATCACCACTTGGGCACAATTTAATGGTCACGCCTAAAGAGGTTGATATGTTCATTGATGATATGGCAAATGTTATAGCTAGTGGGTTAAATTCTGCACTTCATCAGCAAGTTGACCAAGATAATTCAGGTGCTTATACACACTAG
- the rpsT gene encoding 30S ribosomal protein S20 — MPNIKSAIKRVKTSNERNAHNSAIKSTMRTAIKRVDALVLNNDADNAKAALVEANKQIDKAAQSGLVHKNTAARYKSRLAKAVNGLTA; from the coding sequence ATGCCAAATATTAAATCTGCAATCAAGCGTGTTAAAACTAGCAATGAGCGTAATGCACATAACTCTGCTATTAAATCTACAATGCGTACTGCAATTAAAAGAGTAGATGCTTTAGTTTTAAATAACGATGCTGATAACGCAAAAGCTGCACTTGTTGAAGCTAACAAGCAAATCGATAAAGCTGCACAAAGTGGTTTAGTTCATAAAAACACTGCTGCTCGCTACAAATCTCGTTTAGCGAAAGCTGTTAACGGATTAACTGCATAA
- the holA gene encoding DNA polymerase III subunit delta yields the protein MIFNVWKDIQNKKVQPVYLLVGEESFLMQETLRHIVQASLLEEEKDFNLSVYDMEETPVETAIEDAETLPFMGEKRVVIIKNSVFLTSEKKKEKLEHRVEKLEQYINSPAPYTIVVFVAPYEKLDERKKITKLLKKQSVVIEMKSLSDDEAIKWMLNVAQEQRVELEKAAVEQLLVLTAGDLMAIHQELQKLSTYVGEGGIISVEAVNLLVARTLEQNIFDLIEHVIYRRSKEALQIFYDLLKNNEEPIKILSLLVTQFRLILQVKELSTVGYGQQQIASTVKVHPFRVKLALQQARLFQTEELAHILMELAEADYEMKTGKKDKQLLLELFLLKLFKND from the coding sequence ATGATTTTTAATGTATGGAAAGATATTCAGAATAAAAAAGTACAACCAGTTTATCTATTAGTTGGAGAAGAGTCGTTTTTGATGCAGGAAACACTTCGTCATATCGTACAAGCTTCTCTTTTGGAAGAAGAAAAGGATTTTAATCTTTCTGTATATGATATGGAAGAAACACCAGTGGAAACGGCGATCGAAGATGCAGAAACGTTACCTTTTATGGGAGAAAAGCGTGTTGTGATCATAAAAAATTCAGTCTTTTTAACAAGTGAAAAGAAAAAGGAAAAGCTAGAACATCGTGTTGAAAAACTTGAACAATACATAAATTCTCCTGCCCCCTATACAATTGTTGTGTTTGTTGCCCCATATGAAAAATTAGATGAGCGAAAGAAAATAACAAAATTATTGAAAAAGCAATCTGTTGTGATTGAGATGAAATCATTATCTGATGATGAAGCAATCAAGTGGATGCTGAACGTGGCACAAGAACAAAGAGTAGAGTTAGAAAAGGCAGCAGTAGAACAATTGCTTGTGTTAACTGCTGGTGATCTAATGGCAATCCATCAAGAGCTACAAAAGCTTAGCACTTACGTAGGTGAGGGTGGAATCATTTCAGTTGAAGCAGTAAATTTACTAGTGGCACGCACCTTAGAGCAAAACATTTTTGATTTAATTGAGCATGTTATTTACCGGAGAAGCAAAGAGGCTTTACAAATATTTTATGATTTATTGAAAAATAATGAAGAACCAATTAAAATTCTTTCCTTGCTTGTCACACAATTTCGCTTAATTTTACAAGTGAAAGAGCTGTCAACTGTTGGGTACGGTCAACAGCAGATTGCTTCGACCGTTAAAGTACATCCATTTAGAGTAAAGCTTGCATTACAACAGGCTCGACTATTTCAAACAGAGGAATTGGCGCACATATTAATGGAGCTTGCTGAGGCTGATTATGAAATGAAAACAGGGAAAAAAGATAAACAACTATTATTAGAGTTGTTTTTGTTAAAATTATTTAAAAACGATTAA
- a CDS encoding YqzM family protein, giving the protein MNEFEKNVQSKRNDAIDSGVGFVVSFGFFATIFIIATVVKLISA; this is encoded by the coding sequence GTGAACGAATTTGAAAAGAACGTCCAAAGTAAACGTAATGATGCTATTGATTCAGGTGTGGGATTCGTTGTTTCATTTGGATTTTTCGCGACAATTTTCATCATTGCGACTGTTGTTAAATTAATCTCTGCTTAA